Proteins from one Coffea arabica cultivar ET-39 chromosome 8c, Coffea Arabica ET-39 HiFi, whole genome shotgun sequence genomic window:
- the LOC140013543 gene encoding uncharacterized protein — MFVVNPVGRVGGLVVIWKEELKVKKKLFTSFTVELLIEDSEAKIEWWCICAYASADARIRKGQWEVVKRRGSLWGWFWAIMGDLNDITSNEEKWGGNPRVEIRFQDFNHFINSNDLVDIGYDGIPRTWCNNWGNGGEVKKMLDRILETKDWVGKFGKAKCTHVEMVASDHCMLVLDIKPGMRKWKRRFMFDKR; from the coding sequence ATGTTCGTGGTTAACCCAGTAGGTAGAGTTGGGGGATTGGTGGTTATATGGAAAGAGGAGCTGaaggtgaaaaaaaaattgtttacaAGCTTCACTGTTGAGTTACTAATCGAGGACAGTGAGGCCAAGATAGAATGGTGGTGTATATGTGCCTATGCTAGCGCTGACGCAAGAATTAGAAAGGGACAATGGGAGGTtgttaagaggaggggttcatTGTGGGGGTGGTTTTGGGCAATTATGGGGGATCTGAATGATATCACATCGAACGAGGAAAAATGGGGAGGGAATCCAAGGGTAGAGATACGATTTCAGGATTTTAACCATTTCATCAATAGCAATGACTTGGTGGACATTGGATATGACGGGATACCACGGACTTGGTGCAATAATTGGGGAAATGGGGGAGAGGTGAAGAAAATGTTAGATAGGATTCTGGAAACTAAGGACTGGGTAGGCAAATTTGGAAAAGCAAAATGTACTCATGTGGAGATGGTGGCATCTGATCATTGTATGTTAGTGCTCGATATTAAGCCTGGGATGAGGAAGTGGAAGAGGAGGTTTATGTTTGATAAAAGATGA
- the LOC113706047 gene encoding uncharacterized protein: protein MRKQVKDGATIHIWDDRWLLDTDYGRVKAREGMEVKVYWVNELIKDGEWDMEVITRIFDEETRRKVLRIPLSVMPMKDRIYWVISSTGVYTVKSGYKLAKIRKRKEEQRRTRAEPGCSVSCATLSWNSVWHMNIKPKLKHFIWRCLNGILPVNALLMDRCSKGNFLCKCCGENPETIEHLFFFCNNAQEIWKAAPLD from the coding sequence ATGAGGAAGCAAGTGAAGGATGGGGCGACTATACATATTTGGGATGATAGGTGGCTTCTAGATACTGATTATGGAAGAGTCAAAGCTAGGGAGGGGATGGAGGTCAAGGTCTACTGGGTGAACGAGCTTATAAAGGATGGGGAGTGGGATATGGAGGTGATTACTAGGATATTTGATGAGGAAACTAGGCGGAAGGTACTTAGGATCCCACTTAGTGTTATGCCTATGAAAGATAGAATATACTGGGTAATATCTAGTACTGGTGTTTATACGGTGAAGTCAGGGTATAAGTTAGCTAAAATTAGGAAGAGGAAGGAGGAACAAAGAAGGACACGGGCAGAACCTGGCTGTAGTGTGAGCTGTGCAACTTTGAGCTGGAACTCTGTATGGCATATGAATATTAAGCCAAAGCTGAAACATTTTATTTGGAGATGCTTGAATGGCATTCTCCCAGTAAATGCACTGCTTATGGATAGGTGCTCAAAAGGAAATTTTCTGTGCAAATGTTGTGGGGAAAACCCAGAAACTATTGaacatttgtttttcttctgcAACAATGCCCAAGAGATCTGGAAAGCTGCTCCACTTGACTAG
- the LOC113706048 gene encoding uncharacterized protein, giving the protein MSTHPESSERPATSSTDLANLGAQLSEVLNRFNELSVEMMAQRHVIDQLVASGASGEQQHAPLPPGQSEPILLPYAQISVSSQAMNPPEETFTYPTHGPPPTYAPHIQTNPPQVQISQNYPPITVSMPFEPQGPHYYATAEPFTLDTAVQGKTEVGGSSVPVDKNLLKRLDRFEEFIRKSQGVSKQGGLDYNELCLFPDMQLPVGFKAPKFTKYDGTGNPKTHLRMFANKLGRPIDDENLPVRLFPESLEGDALDWYSNLKPEDMKSWMDLSTAFVRQYEYNCELAPTRTTLEGTKRKPSEDHKTYAKRWRKLAAKVEPPMTENEIVRTFIKAHDPPYFEEIFRMTGCSFAEIVNKLEEYDEFIRAGKIVNVSALKSQLEAMQSQSGSSKKAQFKKKDEEASFVWDQDFSSRPRYQQNPTYSPCYLYQPHPRPVYNTTINHPRPRPNYPNTPSTPFHVSPPNLQIRPRPPFNPRPIPSPNPNYQYQQTRDTQNPTPYRTFTNLGRSVDQLYEQLKAAGKIGTVPPKTYPRGFPPGYDPQSFCAYHSGSPGHPTANCWALKHKIQDMIDAGDIILTRKDEQGPSVSNNPFPQHKDTVGTITIEEGIEDPTQYIVDEAEIMGVIGEPFILEEEAYKVEENTDPFILEMVPFECEPSELVVFELPEQTPVLNLQEVPWNYSESTLLIGERKVPKKEVDAITRSGRIIGEPAVDESSKAKEGAIPTKPVVTDEEAFNFLKMLKKSEYKVVEQLDKMPAQIFILNLLLTSELHREALVKVLTEAQVPKNISIDKFANVVEHVLASSRISFSDEDLTAEGIGHNKALYISVRCNGKLLPKVLIDNGSALNICPWNTLVKLGFQETKLRPSTTVVRGFDGAKSEPMGEVDLVIEIGPAQFQVMCQVMNFSSVYNILLGRPWIHTSGAIPSSLHQLLRFVVNNQLITVFAEDDCTMIVNSGPNEEDSKTSLFSSHHVADIVSVGWISKEKPVVEMNLPEASVMMAKEMIRGRYEMGKGLGRNLQGVLEPIELQGKKDTFGLGFQPTARDKKEMMNRKKAEKEGRQLIMNIPPLYCTFPYPSEMIKSEVDPIEEVEVGLSELFVGVISEREPLEDPGFPEVPIEAMKNWTCDPLPSCREFR; this is encoded by the coding sequence atgagtacccaTCCGGAATCATCTGAAAGGCCCGCAACATCATCAACTGATTTGGCAAATCTGGGAGCTCAGCTGAGCGAGGTTCTCAACCGGTTTAATGAGCTAAGTGTTGAAATGATGGCCCAACGGCATGTAATCGATCAATTGGTAGCTAGTGGCGCTAGCGGTGAGCAGCAACATGCACCCTTACCCCCGGGCCAATCTGAACCAATACTCTTACCATATGCTCAAATCTCTGTTTCTTCACAAGCTATGAATCCACCCGAAGAAACCTTTACTTATCCCACTCATGGCCCACCACCTACATATGCACCTCACATCCAAACTAATCCTCCTCAAGTCCAAATTTCCCAGAATTATCCGCCCATTACTGTGAGCATGCCTTTCGAACCACAAGGACCACATTATTACGCCACCGCTGAACCATTCACCCTAGATACCGCCGTTCAAGGGAAAACTGAAGTTGGGGGGTCGTCCGTGCCCGTGGACAAGAATTTACTAAAGAGATTGGATCGGTTCGAGGAGTTTATAAGGAAAAGCCAAGGTGTGAGCAAACAAGGAGGTTTGGACTACAACGAGCTGTGCCTGTTTCCGGATATGCAGTTGCCGGTGGGTTTCAAAGCACCCAAATTTACCAAGTACGACGGAACGGGGAATCCCAAAACCCACCTTCGGATGTTTGCAAACAAGCTGGGAAGACCAATAGACGATGAGAATCTGCCGGTACGCTTATTTCCCGAGAGTTTAGAAGGCGACGCGTTGgattggtattccaatttgaagcCTGAAGATATGAAATCTTGGATGGATTTATCGACTGCTTTTGTGAGGCAGTATGAATATAATTGTGAGCTCGCTCCGACGAGGACCACATTGGAGGGGACTAAGAGGAAGCCATCGGAGGACCATAAGACATATgcgaagagatggaggaaattggCCGCCAAAGTGGAGCCGCCTATGACTGAAAACGAGATTGTTCGCACGTTTATTAAAGCTCATGACCCACCCTACTTTGAAGagattttccgtatgactgggtgttcctttgctgaaattgttaacaaattgGAAGAGTATGACGAGTTTATAAGGGCAGGCAAGATTGTTAATGTTTCAGCTTTAAAGTCACAGTTGGAAGCTATGCAGAGTCAGAGTGGCAGTAGTAAAAAGGCTCAATTTAAGAAGAAAGATGAGGAAGCCTCTTTTGTCTGGGACCAGGATTTTTCTTCTCGGCCTAGATACCAACAAAATCCCACCTACTCACCTTGTTACTTATATCAACCACACCCACGCCCTGTTTACAATACCACTATCAACCACCCCCGTCCTCGACCAAATTATCCAAACACACCATCGACGCCATTTCATGTTTCCCCACCAAACTTGCAAATTAGACCTCGCCCTCCTTTTAACCCAAGACCTATTCCATCTCCTAACCCAAATTACCAGTACCAACAAACCCGTGACACCCAAAATCCAACCCCATACCGAACCTTTACCAATCTAGGTCGATCTGTTGACCAGTTATATGAGCAATTAAAAGCTGCTGGAAAGATTGGTACGGTACCCCCTAAGACCTATCCCAGGGGATTTCCCCCTGGTTATGATCCTCAATCGTTTTGCGCTTATCATTCGGGATCCCCTGGACATCCGACGGCCAATTGCTGGGCACTTaagcataaaattcaagatatgattgatgCTGGAGACATAATTCTGACAAGGAAAGATGAACAAGGGCCAAGTGTTAGCAACAATCCTTTTCCTCAGCACAAGGATACTGTGGGAACTATCACCATAGAGGAAGGGATTGAGGACCCTACACAGTACATTGTAGACGAGGCCGAGATCATGGGGGTCATTGGAGAACCGTTTATATTGGAGGAGGAAGCCTATAAAGTTGAAGAGAATACTGATCCTTTTATTTTGGAAATGGTACCCTTTGAATGTGAGCCTTCGGAACTCGTGGTATTTGAATTGCCTGAGCAAACTCCTGTTCTTAATTTACAAGAGGTCCCGTGGAATTATAGCGAATCTACACTGTTAATTGGAGAGAGGAAGGTGCCTAAGAAGGAAGTGGATGCCATCACTAGATCAGGGAGAATCATAGGGGAGCCTGCAGTTGATGAGTcctcaaaagcaaaagaaggtGCTATACCAACGAAACCCGTAGTGACGGATGAAGAGGCTTTTAATTTCCTTAAAATGTTAAAGAAGAGTGAGTATAAGGTAGTCGAGCAATTGGACAAGATGCCCGCTCAAATTTTCATATTAAATCTGCTCTTAACCTCGGAACTTCACCGAGAGGCTCTGGTCAAAGTCTTAACTGAGGCTCAAGTgcctaaaaatatttcaattgaCAAATTCGCCAATGTAGTTGAACATGTTTTGGCTTCCAGTCGGATTTCTTTTTCTGATGAAGATCTAACTGCCGAGGGGATTGGACACAACAAAGCTTTGTATATCTCAGTCCGCTGTAACGGGAAACTCTTGCCAAAGGTTCTGATAGACAATGGCTCCGCTCTCAATATCTGCCCTTGGAATACTTTGGTTAAGTTAGGATTTCAAGAGACTAAATTGCGGCCGTCAACCACTGTGGTGAGAGGATTTGATGGCGCAAAAAGTGAACCAATGGGGGAAGTGGATTTAGTGATAGAAATCGGACCTGCCCAGTTTCAGGTCATGTGCCAAGTCATGAATTTTTCAAGTGTTTATAACATTCTCCTTGGACGGCCTTGGATTCACACCTCGGGCGCTATACCCTCTTCACTTCATCAGTTGCTGAGGTTTGTGGTGAATAATCAATTGATCACAGTTTTTGCAGAGGATGATTGCACAATGATTGTTAACTCTGGACCAAATGAGGAGGATAGTAAAACATCTCTATTTTCTTCTCACCATGTGGCTGACATTGTTTCCGTAGGATGGATATCTAAGGAGAAGCCCGTGGTGGAAATGAATCTGCCAGAAGCTAGTGttatgatggctaaagagatgatTCGAGGAAGATATGAGATGGGCAAGGGCCTCGGGCGCAACCTGCAGGGAGTTTTGGAGCCAATAGAACTTCAAGGAAAGAAAGATACTTTCGGATTAGGGTTTCAACCTACTGCCAGGGATAAGAAAGAAATGATGAATCGTAAAAAGGCGGAGAAGGAAGGAAGGCAGCTTATCATGAATATCCCACCATTGTATTGTACTTTTCCTTACCCATCAGAGATGATCAAATCTGAAGTAGACCCGATCGAGGAAGTGGAGGTTGGGTTATCTGAGCTATTTGTGGGGGTTATTTCTGAAAGGGAGCCGTTGGAGGACCCAGGATTTCCAGAGGTGCCTATTGAAGCAATGAAGAACTGGACCTGTGATCCTCTTCCCTCCTgcagggaatttcggtaa